From Thermotoga sp. Mc24, the proteins below share one genomic window:
- a CDS encoding 3-isopropylmalate dehydratase small subunit, which yields MIRGRVWKFGDNISTDHIAPGRYFHLRNNLEELAKHVLEDAMEDFAKKVQKGDIIVAGKNFGLGSSREHAARIIKIAGVSCIVAKSFARIFYRNAINVGLPVIELKEVDEINQGDELEIDLENGVLKNLTTGKEYRFTPIPKFLLEILKEDGIVNYLKKHGSFPKV from the coding sequence ATGATAAGGGGAAGAGTCTGGAAGTTCGGTGACAATATATCGACTGATCATATAGCGCCTGGAAGGTACTTTCATCTGAGGAACAATCTCGAGGAGCTCGCAAAACACGTCCTGGAAGATGCCATGGAGGATTTCGCGAAGAAGGTGCAGAAAGGTGACATCATCGTGGCTGGCAAGAACTTCGGACTTGGTTCTTCCAGAGAACACGCTGCGCGCATCATAAAGATCGCTGGTGTTTCCTGTATCGTGGCGAAGTCTTTCGCAAGGATCTTCTACCGAAACGCCATCAATGTGGGCCTTCCAGTCATAGAGCTCAAAGAAGTCGACGAGATCAACCAGGGAGACGAACTTGAGATAGATCTCGAAAACGGTGTTTTGAAGAACCTCACAACGGGAAAAGAATACAGATTCACTCCAATTCCGAAGTTTCTCCTCGAAATACTGAAAGAAGACGGTATAGTGAACTATCTGAAAAAACACGGTTCCTTCCCGAAGGTTTAG
- a CDS encoding 3-isopropylmalate dehydratase large subunit has product MGKTLAEKIFSEHVGRDVKAGEIVLARVDIAMAQDGTGPLMINEFRELGFKEVKVPKAFLFIDHASPSPRKELSNSQKMMREFGKEMGVKVFDAGDGISHQILAEKYVKPGDLVAGADSHTCTAGGLGAFGTGMGSTDVAIIFGLGQNWFKVPETIKVVVNGKLQDGVYAKDIILEIARILGSDGATYKALEFHGSCIENMNVEDRLTISNMAVEVGAKAGLMPSDEKTREFLKKMGREEDFRELKADPDAVYETEIEIDATTLEPLVSLPHYVDNVRKVSEVEKEKIKIDQVFIGTCTNGRLQDLEIALKILEKHGKHPDVRLIVGPASRKVYMDALEKGIIKKFVELGAAVIPPGCGPCVGIHMGVLGDGERVLSTQNRNFKGRMGNPNAEIYLASPATAAATAVTGYITDPRRFI; this is encoded by the coding sequence ATGGGTAAGACACTCGCAGAAAAGATCTTTTCTGAACATGTTGGAAGAGACGTGAAAGCCGGAGAAATCGTACTCGCGAGAGTGGATATAGCCATGGCCCAGGATGGAACAGGCCCTCTGATGATAAACGAATTCAGAGAACTCGGTTTCAAAGAAGTGAAGGTCCCGAAGGCCTTCCTCTTCATCGATCACGCTTCTCCGAGCCCGAGGAAAGAGCTTTCGAACTCGCAGAAGATGATGAGAGAATTTGGAAAAGAGATGGGAGTCAAGGTTTTCGATGCGGGAGACGGAATATCCCATCAAATCCTCGCGGAAAAATACGTGAAGCCCGGCGATCTGGTAGCGGGTGCGGATTCGCACACCTGCACTGCCGGTGGGCTCGGTGCTTTCGGAACAGGAATGGGTTCCACGGATGTTGCGATCATCTTCGGGCTTGGACAGAACTGGTTCAAAGTACCTGAGACGATCAAAGTTGTGGTGAACGGGAAGCTACAGGATGGAGTTTACGCGAAGGACATCATTCTCGAGATCGCGAGAATTCTGGGAAGCGACGGCGCAACTTACAAAGCGTTGGAGTTCCACGGAAGCTGTATCGAAAATATGAATGTGGAGGACAGACTCACCATCTCCAACATGGCGGTGGAAGTGGGAGCGAAAGCGGGTCTCATGCCCTCTGATGAGAAGACCAGAGAGTTCCTGAAAAAGATGGGAAGAGAGGAGGACTTCAGAGAGTTGAAAGCAGATCCAGACGCGGTTTACGAGACAGAGATAGAGATAGATGCCACCACACTCGAACCACTCGTCTCTTTGCCTCACTATGTGGACAACGTGAGAAAGGTGAGCGAGGTTGAAAAGGAAAAGATAAAGATAGATCAAGTTTTCATAGGAACCTGTACGAACGGAAGACTCCAGGATCTTGAGATCGCTTTGAAGATTCTTGAGAAACACGGAAAGCATCCGGATGTGAGGCTGATCGTTGGTCCTGCTTCAAGGAAGGTCTACATGGACGCCCTTGAAAAGGGAATAATCAAGAAATTCGTTGAACTTGGAGCGGCAGTTATACCACCTGGCTGTGGCCCGTGTGTTGGAATTCACATGGGTGTTCTTGGAGACGGAGAGAGGGTACTTTCCACGCAGAACAGAAACTTCAAGGGAAGAATGGGGAATCCCAATGCGGAGATATACCTCGCTTCTCCTGCAACGGCGGCAGCCACCGCGGTAACTGGATACATCACAGATCCAAGAAGGTTCATTTGA